In a genomic window of Curtobacterium sp. MCBD17_035:
- the rpsP gene encoding 30S ribosomal protein S16, producing the protein MAVKIRLKRLGKIRAPYYRVVVADSRTKRDGRVIEEIGKYHPTEEPSVIDIDSDRAQYWLGVGAQPTEQVAALLKLTGDWGKFKGDASATSTVKTAEPKQAFVADDKKKPVLKPKSEKQAPAAPAADATDETAAEA; encoded by the coding sequence GTGGCTGTCAAGATCCGCCTCAAGCGCCTCGGGAAGATCCGAGCGCCGTACTACCGTGTCGTCGTCGCCGACTCGCGCACCAAGCGCGATGGTCGTGTCATCGAGGAGATCGGCAAGTACCACCCGACCGAGGAGCCCTCGGTCATCGACATCGACTCGGACCGCGCGCAGTACTGGCTCGGCGTCGGCGCGCAGCCGACCGAGCAGGTCGCCGCCCTCCTCAAGCTCACGGGTGACTGGGGCAAGTTCAAGGGCGACGCCTCGGCGACGAGCACCGTCAAGACCGCCGAGCCGAAGCAGGCCTTCGTCGCCGACGACAAGAAGAAGCCGGTCCTCAAGCCGAAGTCGGAGAAGCAGGCCCCGGCCGCTCCGGCCGCGGACGCCACCGACGAGACCGCAGCCGAGGCGTAG
- a CDS encoding YifB family Mg chelatase-like AAA ATPase, with protein sequence MSGIGRTTAVALLGITGRMVEVEAHLSSQLPSFSIIGLPDAALGEARERVRAAASNTGSALPARRITVNLIPASVPKHGSGFDLAIAMAVFVAAGVVPADPAGTVHIGELGLDGRVRPVPGIIPMLAAAREAGAERAVVPAGNAAEASYVPGIRVEPVVTLRDAAILAGADLLAEPAEPVTAAAVTAADPEPKELADVVGNPTAVRALVLAAAGGHHVLFLGPPGAGKTMLAERLPGLLPDLDPVTALEVAAIRSLAGHGAESWTVRPPYEHPHHSTSPVALIGGGSRLILPGAVSRATHGVLFLDEATEFPRSVLDTLRQPLESGTVTIHRAVGRAHFPARFQLVLAANPCPCGRYGVPGPPCECPPLARRRYLGRLSGPLLDRIDVRLAVPRVTPARIRSDVDDPMTTAVARERVVAARAAMSRRWRGTPWRLNAHVPGTHLRSADIALPTTTTRSLDVGLERGTLTMRGYDRILRMAWTLADLAGEERPDTDHVRQAIALRSAL encoded by the coding sequence GTGAGCGGCATCGGGCGGACCACGGCCGTCGCGCTGCTCGGCATCACCGGCCGCATGGTCGAGGTCGAGGCGCACCTGTCGAGTCAGCTGCCCTCGTTCAGCATCATCGGCCTGCCGGACGCGGCCCTGGGTGAAGCCCGCGAGCGGGTCCGTGCCGCGGCGTCGAACACGGGCAGCGCGCTGCCCGCGCGGCGCATCACCGTCAACCTCATCCCGGCCTCCGTGCCGAAGCACGGCTCCGGGTTCGACCTCGCGATCGCCATGGCGGTGTTCGTCGCCGCGGGGGTCGTGCCCGCCGACCCGGCCGGGACGGTGCACATCGGCGAGCTCGGGCTCGACGGGCGAGTCCGTCCCGTCCCCGGCATCATCCCCATGCTCGCCGCCGCGCGCGAGGCGGGTGCCGAGCGTGCCGTGGTGCCGGCGGGCAACGCCGCCGAGGCGTCGTACGTCCCCGGCATCCGCGTCGAGCCGGTCGTCACCCTCCGCGACGCCGCGATCCTGGCAGGAGCCGACCTGCTCGCCGAGCCGGCCGAACCCGTGACCGCCGCGGCAGTGACGGCGGCGGACCCCGAACCGAAGGAACTGGCGGACGTCGTCGGCAACCCGACCGCGGTCCGCGCCCTCGTCCTGGCGGCCGCCGGTGGTCACCACGTGCTGTTCCTCGGCCCACCCGGCGCGGGCAAGACGATGCTCGCCGAACGGTTGCCCGGCCTCCTGCCCGACCTCGATCCGGTCACCGCGCTCGAGGTGGCGGCCATCCGGTCGCTCGCCGGCCACGGCGCGGAGTCGTGGACGGTCCGGCCGCCGTACGAGCACCCGCACCACTCGACGAGTCCGGTCGCGCTGATCGGCGGCGGCAGCCGTCTCATCCTGCCGGGCGCCGTGTCCCGTGCGACACACGGGGTGCTGTTCCTGGACGAGGCGACCGAGTTCCCCCGGAGCGTGCTCGACACCCTGCGGCAGCCGCTCGAGTCCGGCACGGTGACCATCCACCGCGCGGTGGGACGCGCGCACTTCCCGGCACGCTTCCAACTCGTGCTCGCGGCGAACCCGTGCCCCTGCGGCCGGTACGGCGTCCCCGGACCGCCGTGCGAGTGCCCGCCGCTCGCGCGGCGTCGATACCTCGGACGGCTGTCCGGCCCGTTGCTCGACCGGATCGACGTCCGGCTCGCGGTGCCCCGGGTCACCCCTGCTCGCATCCGCTCTGACGTCGATGACCCGATGACCACCGCCGTGGCGCGAGAGCGCGTCGTCGCCGCCCGGGCCGCGATGTCCCGGCGCTGGCGAGGCACCCCGTGGCGGCTCAACGCCCACGTCCCCGGCACCCATCTCCGGAGCGCCGACATCGCGTTGCCGACCACGACGACACGGTCGCTCGATGTCGGACTCGAACGGGGGACGCTGACGATGCGCGGGTACGACCGGATCCTGCGCATGGCGTGGACGCTCGCCGACCTGGCGGGCGAGGAGCGGCCCGACACCGACCACGTGCGTCAGGCGATCGCGCTGCGGAGCGCCCTGTGA
- a CDS encoding YraN family protein — protein sequence MTQDDGGHNRRTGAAGEDIAARWFEERGARVLDRNWRGPSGELDLVVRHGQTVAVVEVKTRTVTTAGHPFEAITRRKRTRLRRLAAEWCATHPRVARASAVRVDAVAVLMVGDHVAVEHLEDIA from the coding sequence GTGACACAGGACGATGGCGGTCACAACCGCCGGACCGGGGCGGCGGGAGAGGACATCGCAGCGCGGTGGTTCGAGGAACGGGGGGCCCGCGTCCTCGACCGGAACTGGCGAGGCCCGAGCGGCGAGCTCGATCTCGTGGTGCGCCACGGGCAGACGGTGGCCGTGGTCGAGGTGAAGACGCGCACGGTGACGACTGCAGGACACCCCTTCGAGGCGATCACCCGCCGCAAACGCACCCGGCTCCGCCGGCTCGCCGCGGAGTGGTGCGCGACACATCCCCGCGTCGCTCGCGCCTCGGCCGTCCGCGTCGACGCAGTCGCGGTCCTCATGGTCGGCGACCACGTCGCGGTCGAGCACCTCGAGGACATCGCGTGA
- the trmD gene encoding tRNA (guanosine(37)-N1)-methyltransferase TrmD, protein MRIDIVTIFPEFFGVLDVSLLGRARQGGLLDVHVHDLRDHTSDRHRTVDDTPYGGGAGMVMKPEPWGLTLEGLLRPDRSSTLVVPTPAGVPFRQETARALAEQEHLVFACGRYEGIDARVVEWASSRASVREVSLGDYVLNGGEVAAMAIVEAVGRLVPGVVGNPESLTEESHEDGLLEYPSYTKPASWRGLDVPEVLLSGHHGRVAAWRHEQQLERTRRVRPDLLGE, encoded by the coding sequence GTGCGGATCGACATCGTCACGATCTTCCCGGAGTTCTTCGGCGTGCTGGACGTCTCGCTCCTCGGTCGCGCGCGGCAGGGGGGTCTGCTCGACGTGCACGTGCACGACCTCCGCGACCACACCTCGGACCGCCACCGGACCGTCGACGACACCCCGTACGGCGGCGGTGCCGGCATGGTGATGAAGCCGGAGCCGTGGGGCCTCACGCTCGAAGGGCTCCTGCGGCCCGACCGGTCCTCGACCCTCGTCGTGCCGACCCCTGCCGGGGTGCCGTTCCGACAGGAGACCGCGCGTGCCCTCGCCGAGCAGGAACACCTCGTGTTCGCGTGCGGCCGGTACGAGGGCATCGACGCGCGGGTCGTCGAGTGGGCGTCCTCTCGCGCGTCCGTGCGTGAGGTCTCGCTCGGGGACTACGTGCTCAACGGTGGCGAGGTCGCGGCGATGGCGATCGTCGAGGCCGTGGGGCGGCTCGTCCCGGGCGTCGTCGGCAACCCCGAGAGCCTCACCGAGGAGTCGCACGAGGACGGCCTGCTCGAGTACCCGAGCTACACGAAGCCGGCGTCCTGGCGGGGTCTCGACGTCCCCGAGGTCCTGCTCAGCGGGCACCACGGGCGCGTCGCCGCGTGGCGTCACGAGCAGCAGCTCGAGCGGACGCGGCGGGTCCGCCCGGACCTCCTCGGTGAGTAG
- a CDS encoding RNA-binding protein, with product MLESALTHLVKGIVDHPDDVRVASSTSPRGEVLEVRVHPEDLGRVIGRAGRTAKALRTLVSALADGQRVRVDVVDTDS from the coding sequence TTGCTCGAATCCGCGCTGACGCACCTCGTCAAGGGGATCGTCGATCACCCTGACGACGTGCGCGTCGCCAGCTCCACCTCTCCGCGTGGCGAGGTCCTCGAGGTGCGTGTGCACCCCGAGGACCTCGGCCGCGTGATCGGACGCGCCGGACGGACCGCGAAGGCGCTCCGCACCCTCGTGTCGGCGCTCGCCGACGGTCAGCGGGTGCGGGTCGACGTGGTCGACACCGATTCCTAG
- the lepB gene encoding signal peptidase I: MTEPITDGETRRRGEPRRRSGALTFLRDLVIIFLAALLVSFLVKTFLIRSFYIPSASMEETLVPNDRVIVNELVPHVVGLKRGDVVVFKDPGGWLDGEQLPDLTPHTALGKAAEWLLTLVGLGTADSDDHLIKRVIGLPGDKVSCCNDFGQLSVNGVPIKEPYITLPAGETRASGTDFSITVPAHSLWVMGDNRYDSKDSRYNRQTPSHGFVPESDVVGRAFVISWPTSRWSWLGDYPDVFAGVEQRDS; encoded by the coding sequence ATGACCGAACCGATCACCGACGGGGAGACCCGTCGCCGGGGCGAGCCGCGCCGCCGCAGTGGAGCGCTCACCTTCCTCCGCGACCTCGTCATCATCTTCCTCGCGGCGCTGCTCGTGTCGTTCCTCGTGAAGACGTTCCTGATCAGGTCGTTCTACATCCCCTCGGCGTCGATGGAGGAGACCCTCGTCCCGAACGACCGGGTCATCGTGAACGAACTCGTGCCGCACGTGGTCGGACTCAAGCGCGGTGACGTCGTCGTGTTCAAGGACCCGGGTGGATGGCTCGACGGCGAGCAGCTCCCGGACCTGACCCCGCACACCGCGCTCGGCAAGGCCGCCGAGTGGCTGCTCACGCTGGTCGGCCTCGGGACCGCGGACAGCGACGACCACCTGATCAAGCGCGTGATCGGGCTGCCGGGCGACAAGGTGTCCTGCTGCAACGACTTCGGACAGCTCTCGGTGAACGGCGTGCCCATCAAGGAGCCGTACATCACCCTGCCGGCGGGGGAGACCCGCGCATCCGGCACGGACTTCTCGATCACCGTGCCGGCCCACTCGCTGTGGGTGATGGGTGACAACCGGTACGACTCGAAGGACTCCCGGTACAACCGGCAGACGCCGAGCCATGGCTTCGTGCCGGAGTCCGACGTCGTGGGGCGCGCGTTCGTGATCTCGTGGCCCACGAGCCGGTGGTCGTGGCTCGGCGACTACCCGGACGTCTTCGCGGGCGTGGAGCAGCGGGACTCGTGA
- a CDS encoding M23 family metallopeptidase: protein MTASAWTWPVPERVVLRPFEPPAHDYGAGHRGIDVRASVGTLALAPAAGTVVFAGPVAGRGVVTIDHGRGVRSSLDSVTPDVVVGTTVAAGTPVGRVAVGHCPAAAPCVHLGVRVDERYVDPLAYLAPAAWPVLLPLGDHARG from the coding sequence ATGACGGCGTCGGCCTGGACCTGGCCCGTCCCAGAGCGCGTCGTCCTCCGGCCGTTCGAACCCCCGGCACACGACTACGGCGCGGGGCACCGCGGGATCGACGTCCGCGCATCCGTCGGCACGCTCGCGCTGGCCCCTGCGGCGGGCACCGTGGTGTTCGCCGGGCCCGTGGCAGGACGCGGCGTCGTGACGATCGACCACGGCCGTGGCGTCCGGAGCTCGCTCGACTCGGTCACGCCGGACGTCGTGGTCGGCACGACGGTCGCGGCCGGGACCCCTGTCGGTCGTGTCGCGGTCGGACACTGCCCGGCCGCCGCGCCCTGCGTCCACCTGGGTGTGCGGGTCGACGAGCGGTACGTCGACCCGCTCGCGTACCTCGCACCGGCGGCCTGGCCCGTGCTCCTGCCACTCGGTGATCACGCCCGAGGGTGA
- a CDS encoding ribonuclease HII produces the protein MTVIGCDEVGRGAIAGPVAVGVAAVTIAVGRMPSGLADSKLLSPAKREALVPRLEAWATTAVGMASADLVDEQGIVTALGVAGARGIDQLVAAGIALDGAVVVLDGSFDWLSRALRDPVDVLVRVKADRDCASVAAASVVAKVRRDALMVAAHEEAPHYAWASNKGYGSTEHYDGIRAAGPHALHRRSWLHRFDPVVEVEPLFELDEDVPSGDDAVPSAHDAVPSVDDGVRPLVGADPERS, from the coding sequence GTGACCGTCATCGGGTGCGACGAGGTCGGTCGCGGAGCGATCGCCGGCCCGGTGGCCGTCGGGGTCGCGGCGGTCACGATCGCGGTCGGCCGGATGCCGAGCGGGCTCGCGGACTCGAAGCTGCTCTCGCCCGCCAAGCGTGAGGCGCTGGTGCCGCGGCTCGAGGCCTGGGCGACCACCGCGGTCGGGATGGCATCGGCGGACCTCGTGGACGAGCAGGGCATCGTCACGGCGCTCGGAGTGGCCGGGGCGCGCGGCATCGACCAGCTCGTCGCGGCCGGGATCGCGTTGGACGGTGCGGTCGTGGTCCTCGACGGCTCGTTCGACTGGCTGAGCCGAGCGCTCCGCGACCCGGTCGACGTGCTCGTGCGGGTCAAGGCCGACCGCGACTGCGCCTCGGTCGCCGCCGCGTCGGTCGTCGCGAAGGTGCGGCGCGACGCCCTCATGGTCGCCGCGCACGAGGAGGCCCCGCACTACGCCTGGGCGTCGAACAAGGGGTACGGCTCAACGGAGCACTACGACGGCATCCGTGCCGCCGGTCCGCACGCGCTCCACCGTCGGTCGTGGCTCCACCGATTCGATCCCGTCGTCGAGGTCGAGCCGCTGTTCGAGCTCGACGAGGACGTCCCGTCCGGCGACGACGCGGTCCCATCCGCCCACGACGCGGTCCCGTCGGTCGACGACGGGGTCCGCCCGCTCGTCGGAGCCGACCCCGAGCGCTCCTGA
- the rimM gene encoding ribosome maturation factor RimM (Essential for efficient processing of 16S rRNA), whose translation MGRLSKAHGLKGGLKLELYTDDPDRRFTPGAVFSLQVPDDSPWSGKDLELQELRWYNAHPVAFFVGVPDRTVAETLVKAILWVEQDEDEPTGEDDAWYDHQLVGLRVLREGVEVGTVARVDHLPAQDLLAIDTPSRGEVLVPFVSAIVPSVDIAGGTLTVTPPTGLFEEVIEAPEDAADGPEDAAGASEAEADGSATDHDED comes from the coding sequence GTGGGTCGACTCAGCAAGGCGCACGGGCTCAAGGGCGGTCTCAAGCTCGAGCTCTACACCGACGACCCGGACCGTCGGTTCACCCCGGGAGCCGTCTTCTCGCTCCAGGTGCCGGACGATTCGCCGTGGTCCGGCAAGGACCTCGAGCTCCAGGAGCTCCGGTGGTACAACGCGCACCCCGTCGCGTTCTTCGTCGGTGTCCCCGACCGGACGGTCGCCGAGACGCTCGTCAAGGCGATCCTCTGGGTCGAGCAGGACGAGGACGAGCCGACGGGCGAGGACGACGCATGGTACGACCACCAGCTCGTCGGGCTCCGGGTCCTCCGCGAGGGCGTCGAGGTCGGGACGGTCGCGCGGGTCGACCACCTGCCGGCGCAGGACCTGCTGGCGATCGACACGCCGTCCCGTGGTGAGGTCCTCGTCCCGTTCGTGAGCGCGATCGTCCCGTCGGTGGACATCGCCGGGGGCACGCTCACCGTGACGCCCCCGACCGGGCTGTTCGAGGAGGTCATCGAAGCGCCCGAGGACGCCGCCGACGGCCCGGAGGACGCCGCCGGTGCGTCGGAGGCGGAGGCCGACGGGTCCGCCACCGACCACGACGAGGACTGA
- a CDS encoding Lsr2 family protein, with protein MAQKVTVQLVDDLDDTPIGAGDGRTVEFAFDGATYEIDLSNDHVDAFREVLSDYIAAARKVGARRSGSGSGSTKTPAKRGNSADLAKIREWAQENGHNVSSRGRISAAVQEAYAAAH; from the coding sequence ATGGCCCAGAAGGTGACCGTTCAGCTGGTGGACGATCTCGACGACACCCCGATCGGCGCGGGCGACGGCCGGACCGTCGAGTTCGCGTTCGACGGAGCGACCTACGAGATCGACCTGTCCAACGACCACGTCGACGCGTTCCGCGAAGTCCTGTCGGACTACATCGCCGCAGCGCGGAAGGTGGGGGCCCGGCGTTCGGGTTCCGGATCGGGTTCGACCAAGACCCCGGCCAAGCGCGGGAACTCGGCCGATCTCGCGAAGATCCGGGAATGGGCGCAGGAGAACGGTCACAACGTCTCCAGCCGTGGCCGTATCTCGGCGGCGGTGCAGGAGGCCTACGCGGCCGCCCACTGA
- the dprA gene encoding DNA-processing protein DprA, with the protein MSATAAARLRVVGRTDDGDPDTAVAAALWTVVTEPGDAVAGHLVAALGAVDALRLVTRGDDALRIADACRARVPVADEDHRELVQALVAALARWAPRLRHLDPDRVLDAAAAVGARLLVPGDLDWPERLADLGPHAPLALWVRSTAPPASWWASAPSLAVVGSRAETPYGAETAADLASAAADAGVLVVSGGAHGIDAVAHRVALAAGTPTVAVLAGGVDQLYPAANVELLHRVMRRGAVVAEAPPGVRPTRWRFLQRNRLIAALADAVVVVEAGVRSGALNTAHHAAQLGRPVLAVPGPLTSPSSVGCHRLVSSGRATLLTAPADAVRAVSGPDADGGPLRIRSAQDDPELLRVLDALSRRAGLSVDEVARRSGLGTAATEDALALAELEGRAERHRTGWRLVP; encoded by the coding sequence GTGAGCGCCACCGCGGCCGCTCGCCTGCGCGTCGTCGGCAGGACGGACGACGGCGATCCGGACACGGCCGTCGCCGCGGCGCTCTGGACCGTCGTCACGGAACCGGGGGACGCGGTCGCCGGGCATCTCGTCGCCGCCCTCGGGGCGGTGGACGCGCTCCGCCTGGTGACGCGCGGCGACGACGCCCTCCGCATCGCCGACGCCTGCCGCGCACGGGTTCCGGTGGCCGACGAGGACCACCGCGAACTCGTGCAGGCGCTCGTCGCCGCGCTCGCCCGCTGGGCGCCGCGGCTGCGACATCTCGACCCCGATCGCGTGCTCGACGCGGCTGCGGCGGTCGGCGCACGACTCCTGGTTCCCGGGGACCTTGACTGGCCCGAGCGGCTGGCGGATCTCGGCCCGCACGCACCGCTCGCGCTCTGGGTGCGCAGCACCGCCCCGCCCGCGTCGTGGTGGGCGTCCGCGCCATCGCTCGCGGTGGTGGGGTCCCGCGCGGAGACCCCCTACGGAGCCGAGACAGCGGCCGACCTCGCCTCGGCCGCGGCCGATGCAGGCGTGCTGGTCGTGTCGGGCGGCGCACACGGGATCGACGCGGTGGCACACCGCGTGGCCCTCGCGGCGGGTACACCCACCGTGGCGGTGCTCGCGGGCGGTGTCGACCAGCTCTACCCGGCGGCGAACGTGGAACTCCTCCACCGCGTCATGCGGCGCGGGGCCGTCGTGGCCGAGGCGCCACCCGGGGTCCGGCCGACGCGGTGGCGGTTCCTCCAGCGCAACCGGTTGATCGCGGCCCTCGCCGACGCCGTCGTGGTCGTCGAGGCGGGCGTGCGGTCCGGGGCGCTCAACACGGCCCATCACGCCGCTCAGCTCGGTCGACCCGTGCTGGCGGTGCCGGGTCCGCTCACCTCACCGTCGTCGGTCGGGTGCCACCGACTGGTGTCCAGCGGTCGGGCGACGCTGCTCACCGCCCCCGCCGATGCGGTGCGGGCGGTGAGCGGTCCGGACGCCGACGGCGGGCCGCTCCGCATCCGATCGGCGCAGGACGACCCCGAGCTGCTCCGTGTGCTCGATGCGCTCAGCCGCCGCGCGGGACTGTCCGTGGACGAGGTCGCTCGACGGTCTGGGCTGGGGACCGCCGCGACGGAGGACGCGCTCGCCCTGGCCGAGCTCGAGGGCCGGGCGGAACGCCACCGGACGGGGTGGCGCCTGGTTCCGTGA
- the rplS gene encoding 50S ribosomal protein L19, producing MSQLLDQVDAASLKSDIPAFRAGDTVKVHVNIIEGTRSRVQVFQGVVIGRQGHGVRETFTVRKVSFQVGVERTFPVHSPVIDHIELVTRGDVRRAKLYYLRELRGKKAKIKEKREA from the coding sequence ATGAGCCAGCTCCTCGACCAGGTGGACGCCGCCTCGCTCAAGAGCGACATCCCCGCCTTCCGCGCCGGTGACACCGTCAAGGTGCACGTCAACATCATCGAAGGCACGCGCTCGCGTGTCCAGGTGTTCCAGGGCGTCGTGATCGGCCGGCAGGGCCACGGGGTCCGCGAGACCTTCACGGTCCGCAAGGTCAGCTTCCAGGTCGGCGTTGAGCGGACCTTCCCGGTGCACTCCCCGGTGATCGACCACATCGAGCTCGTGACCCGCGGTGACGTGCGTCGCGCCAAGCTCTACTACCTCCGCGAGCTCCGCGGCAAGAAGGCGAAGATCAAGGAGAAGCGCGAAGCCTGA
- a CDS encoding tyrosine recombinase XerC has product MTPAAEDLELVRATHAFLDHLVHGRGLSAQTVRAYSGDLEDLVAFAAERGVGGTDELTLEVLRDWLWRATERGLARTTIARRASSVRAFTRWAAETGRIATDPGVRLRAPKGGAHLPRVVRADRVEGILTTLGDRAADGDPGALRDRAVVELLYASALRVGELVGIDLTDVDRNRLTVRVLGKGGRERVVPFGVPADDALGAWMEQGRPVLVGRAQAPDSSALFLGDRGARLGVRGVYRLIARILASEPGDGPAGPHTFRHSAATHLLDGGADLRAVQEMLGHASLGTTQIYTHVSSARLREAYRSAHPRA; this is encoded by the coding sequence ATGACGCCCGCGGCCGAGGACCTGGAGTTGGTCCGCGCCACGCACGCGTTCCTCGACCACCTCGTCCACGGTCGTGGTCTGAGCGCCCAGACGGTCCGCGCCTACAGCGGTGACCTCGAGGACCTCGTGGCGTTCGCGGCGGAGCGTGGTGTCGGTGGGACGGACGAGCTCACCCTCGAGGTGCTCCGAGACTGGTTGTGGCGTGCGACCGAGCGGGGACTCGCCCGAACGACGATCGCCCGCCGGGCCTCGTCGGTGCGTGCCTTCACCCGGTGGGCCGCCGAGACCGGTCGGATCGCCACCGACCCCGGCGTCCGGCTCCGTGCGCCGAAGGGCGGCGCCCACCTGCCGCGAGTGGTGCGTGCCGACCGTGTCGAGGGCATCCTGACGACCCTCGGTGACCGCGCCGCGGACGGCGATCCGGGAGCCCTCCGTGACCGCGCCGTCGTGGAGCTCCTGTACGCGTCGGCGCTGCGGGTCGGTGAGCTCGTGGGCATCGACCTCACGGACGTCGACCGGAACCGGCTGACGGTCCGTGTCCTGGGCAAGGGCGGACGTGAACGGGTCGTCCCCTTCGGCGTGCCCGCGGACGACGCCCTCGGTGCCTGGATGGAACAGGGCCGACCGGTGCTCGTCGGCCGTGCCCAGGCGCCGGACTCGTCGGCGTTGTTCCTGGGCGACCGGGGTGCCCGGCTCGGCGTCCGCGGGGTGTACCGGCTCATCGCGCGGATCCTGGCGTCCGAGCCGGGGGACGGTCCCGCGGGCCCGCACACGTTCCGGCACAGCGCGGCGACGCACCTGCTCGATGGCGGGGCCGACCTCCGGGCCGTGCAGGAGATGCTCGGGCACGCGAGCCTCGGCACGACGCAGATCTACACCCACGTGTCGAGTGCGCGCCTGCGCGAGGCGTACCGGAGTGCTCACCCTCGGGCGTGA
- the map gene encoding type I methionyl aminopeptidase — protein MIELRTPAELDGLRTAGRFVADVLDALVDATDVGVDLLDLDALAGRMIAERGAESCYVDYHPSFGAMPFGRYLCTSVNDAALHGLPHAQRLVDGDLVSLDFAASVDGWVADSAVTVQVGTPRAEDQRLVATVRRALDAGIAAARPGNRLGDVSSAIGSVARDAGYPVNLQFGGHGVGRSMHGDPHVPNDGRAGRGMVLRPGLVMAIEPWLMAGTDELYQDQDGWTLRSSDGSRAAHVEHTVAVTEDGPEVLTLRSAERAALLA, from the coding sequence ATGATCGAACTGCGCACCCCCGCCGAGCTCGACGGCCTCCGCACCGCCGGACGGTTCGTCGCGGACGTCCTGGACGCGCTCGTCGACGCCACCGACGTCGGCGTCGACCTGCTCGACCTCGACGCGCTGGCCGGTCGGATGATCGCGGAGCGCGGCGCGGAGAGCTGCTACGTCGACTACCACCCGTCGTTCGGCGCGATGCCGTTCGGCCGGTACCTCTGCACGTCCGTCAACGACGCCGCGCTGCACGGCCTGCCCCACGCGCAGCGCCTCGTCGACGGCGATCTGGTGAGCCTCGACTTCGCCGCGAGCGTGGACGGCTGGGTCGCGGACTCGGCCGTGACGGTCCAGGTGGGGACCCCGCGCGCCGAGGACCAGCGCCTCGTCGCGACCGTCCGGCGCGCGCTCGACGCGGGGATCGCCGCGGCGCGTCCCGGCAACCGTCTCGGCGACGTCTCGTCGGCCATCGGCTCGGTGGCACGGGATGCGGGCTACCCGGTCAACCTCCAGTTCGGCGGCCACGGTGTCGGCCGCTCGATGCACGGCGACCCCCACGTCCCGAACGACGGCCGCGCGGGCCGGGGGATGGTCCTCCGTCCCGGTCTCGTGATGGCGATCGAGCCGTGGCTCATGGCCGGCACGGACGAGCTCTACCAGGACCAGGACGGCTGGACCCTGCGCAGCAGCGACGGGTCGCGGGCGGCGCACGTCGAGCACACCGTGGCGGTCACGGAGGACGGCCCGGAGGTCCTCACGCTGCGCAGCGCCGAGCGGGCCGCCCTCCTCGCCTGA
- a CDS encoding DUF2469 family protein: protein MDDDEFDDYDREVELALYREYRDVVSQFRYVVETERRFYLANEVELVRRDTEHDFYFELSMNDVWVWDVYRSDRFVKSVRVLTFKDVNVEELTSRELELPKELALDE, encoded by the coding sequence ATGGATGACGACGAATTCGACGACTACGACCGCGAGGTCGAGCTCGCGCTGTACCGTGAGTACCGCGACGTGGTGTCCCAGTTCCGCTACGTGGTCGAGACCGAGCGACGGTTCTACCTGGCGAACGAGGTCGAACTCGTCCGGCGGGACACCGAGCACGACTTCTACTTCGAACTGAGCATGAACGACGTCTGGGTGTGGGACGTCTACCGTTCCGATCGCTTCGTCAAATCAGTTCGAGTGCTCACGTTCAAGGACGTCAACGTCGAGGAACTGACGAGTCGGGAGCTCGAACTCCCCAAGGAACTCGCCCTCGACGAGTAG